The Candidatus Zixiibacteriota bacterium genome contains a region encoding:
- a CDS encoding nitrophenyl compound nitroreductase subunit ArsF family protein: protein MKKILICLLGFILLAFSAVVSDDQQPAKSKDTTITSEEKSDADKSQKQIVVYYLHGNKRCATCKKIEAYSEEAIKSGFSENLKDSSIVWQTVNFEDEGNEHYVKDYQLYTKSLILSRKNDGKEVEWKNLTEIWTLVRDKEKFIGYVQTELGDFIKVSKK, encoded by the coding sequence ATGAAAAAGATACTAATTTGTCTTTTAGGGTTTATTCTGCTTGCGTTTTCAGCAGTAGTATCTGATGATCAGCAACCCGCTAAATCAAAAGATACGACCATTACTTCGGAAGAAAAATCTGATGCCGATAAGTCCCAAAAACAAATCGTTGTCTATTACCTGCACGGCAATAAACGCTGTGCTACCTGCAAAAAAATAGAAGCTTACTCGGAAGAAGCGATTAAATCGGGATTTTCCGAAAACCTCAAGGATAGCTCAATTGTCTGGCAGACGGTGAATTTCGAAGACGAAGGTAATGAACACTACGTTAAAGACTATCAACTTTACACTAAATCATTAATTCTATCCCGGAAAAATGACGGCAAAGAAGTTGAATGGAAAAATCTCACGGAGATATGGACGCTGGTGAGGGATAAGGAAAAGTTTATTGGTTACGTCCAGACGGAATTAGGGGATTTTATAAAAGTGTCCAAAAAATAA
- a CDS encoding thioredoxin family protein has protein sequence MKDIKVLGPGCPKCRELYKQTELAIKEIGLDASLVKVTDIQEITGYGVMMTPALVVNGQVKICGKVPSLDQLKEMINSDN, from the coding sequence GTGAAAGATATCAAAGTTCTTGGCCCCGGTTGTCCCAAATGCAGGGAATTGTATAAGCAGACCGAATTGGCGATCAAGGAAATCGGTTTGGATGCTTCCCTCGTGAAAGTAACCGATATTCAGGAAATTACCGGCTATGGTGTTATGATGACACCGGCCCTGGTAGTCAACGGTCAGGTGAAAATATGCGGAAAAGTGCCATCACTTGACCAGCTCAAAGAAATGATAAATAGTGATAATTGA
- a CDS encoding permease, with translation MDWRSEWKPLALIIAAFLAFYFFPFESLRFGGPFIEALALAQWYAREHVILCLIPAFFIAGAIAVFINQASVMKYLGPGANKILSYGVASISGSILAVCSCTILPLFAGIYRMGAGLGPATAFLYSGPAINVLAIILTAQILGLELGIARAVGAIIFSIFIGLLMHLIFLKEEKAKTQMVMPDTEVKRPLWQTGLYFATMILILVFANWGKPEESSGIWYFIYSNKWIITGIAAAGLGFILIKWFKLQWIPIVLTAIIVAAMALIFPDMPIISFSTGVIGLSLITCRRSDETGEWFSQTWGFAKQILPLLFAGVLVAGLLLGRPDSEGLIPSHWISNLVGGNSFGANLFASVVGAFMYFATLTEVPILQGLIGNGMGKGPALALLLAGPALSLPNMLVIRSVIGTKKTSVFVCLVIIMATISGIIYGNLF, from the coding sequence TTGGACTGGAGATCTGAATGGAAGCCCCTGGCTCTAATAATTGCCGCCTTTCTGGCTTTCTATTTTTTCCCTTTTGAAAGCCTGCGCTTTGGCGGTCCATTCATCGAAGCTCTGGCCCTGGCCCAATGGTATGCCCGGGAACATGTCATTTTATGTTTGATACCGGCCTTTTTTATTGCCGGGGCGATCGCGGTTTTTATCAATCAGGCTTCGGTAATGAAATATCTTGGACCGGGCGCGAATAAAATTCTGTCATATGGTGTTGCCTCAATTTCCGGCTCAATACTCGCCGTTTGCTCCTGCACTATTTTACCCCTTTTTGCGGGAATATATCGCATGGGTGCGGGACTTGGCCCGGCAACGGCGTTTTTATATTCGGGGCCGGCCATTAATGTATTGGCAATTATTCTTACGGCTCAAATTTTGGGACTCGAATTGGGAATCGCTCGAGCTGTCGGAGCTATTATTTTCAGTATATTTATTGGTCTCTTAATGCATTTGATTTTTCTTAAGGAAGAAAAGGCCAAAACTCAAATGGTCATGCCTGATACGGAGGTTAAACGCCCGTTATGGCAAACCGGATTATATTTTGCGACAATGATATTGATTCTTGTTTTCGCTAATTGGGGAAAGCCGGAGGAGAGTTCGGGAATCTGGTATTTCATATACTCCAATAAATGGATAATAACCGGTATAGCCGCGGCCGGTTTAGGATTTATTCTGATTAAGTGGTTCAAATTACAATGGATTCCAATTGTCCTCACCGCCATAATTGTCGCAGCGATGGCCTTAATCTTTCCCGATATGCCCATTATTTCTTTTTCAACCGGAGTAATCGGTTTGTCGCTCATTACATGCCGTCGCTCGGATGAAACCGGGGAATGGTTCTCCCAAACATGGGGTTTTGCCAAACAAATATTGCCTTTGCTCTTTGCCGGAGTATTGGTTGCCGGATTACTCCTCGGTCGCCCCGATAGCGAAGGGCTGATTCCGTCTCACTGGATAAGTAATCTGGTTGGCGGAAATTCATTCGGGGCCAATTTATTTGCCTCAGTTGTCGGCGCCTTCATGTATTTCGCGACACTTACCGAGGTGCCTATATTGCAGGGATTAATTGGAAATGGAATGGGTAAAGGTCCTGCCCTGGCGCTTCTTTTAGCCGGGCCGGCATTATCGTTGCCCAATATGCTCGTCATTCGCTCAGTTATAGGAACCAAAAAAACCAGTGTTTTTGTATGCTTGGTCATTATTATGGCTACTATAAGCGGGATCATATACGGTAATTTATTTTAG
- a CDS encoding metalloregulator ArsR/SmtB family transcription factor, whose translation MILDSNKKQRFEARARIIKALAHPTRLFIVDELARSEKCVNDLTKMIGSDISTVSKHLSILKQAGIVNDEKRGLQVWYSLRIPCILNFFGCIEDVLKANIKQARQAAMK comes from the coding sequence ATGATATTGGATTCTAATAAAAAACAAAGGTTTGAAGCTCGGGCTCGGATTATTAAGGCGCTGGCTCATCCTACGCGGCTTTTCATTGTGGATGAGTTAGCTAGGTCCGAGAAATGCGTTAATGATCTGACTAAAATGATAGGTTCTGATATTTCCACGGTATCAAAACACCTATCAATTCTCAAACAGGCCGGTATTGTAAACGATGAAAAGCGCGGTTTACAGGTTTGGTACAGCCTCAGAATTCCCTGTATTCTGAATTTCTTTGGGTGCATTGAAGATGTTCTAAAAGCGAATATTAAGCAGGCGCGTCAAGCGGCAATGAAATAA
- the tpx gene encoding thiol peroxidase: MNERNNIVKMKGNPLTLLGNEVKVGDTAPEFEVLDETLTAKSLDSFGGKIVVIVSVPSIDTPVCDMETRRFNQEAEKLSDNVAVMGVSMDLPFALSRWCAAAGVENVKMLSDHRDASFGKAFGVLIKELRLLARTVFVIDKDRKVKYIQYVEETTEEPNYDEVLETVKSLIG, translated from the coding sequence ATGAATGAGAGAAACAATATCGTCAAGATGAAGGGCAATCCTCTGACTTTACTTGGCAATGAAGTTAAAGTGGGAGATACCGCTCCCGAATTTGAGGTTCTCGATGAAACTCTGACGGCAAAAAGCCTGGATTCATTCGGGGGTAAAATTGTAGTTATTGTGTCTGTGCCATCTATTGATACTCCGGTTTGCGACATGGAAACTCGGAGATTTAATCAGGAAGCCGAAAAATTATCAGATAATGTCGCTGTCATGGGTGTCAGTATGGATCTTCCTTTTGCGTTATCACGTTGGTGCGCTGCCGCCGGAGTAGAAAACGTAAAAATGCTGTCCGATCATCGCGATGCCTCATTTGGAAAAGCTTTTGGCGTACTTATTAAAGAACTCCGACTTTTAGCCCGGACCGTTTTTGTTATCGACAAAGATAGAAAGGTCAAATACATCCAATATGTCGAAGAAACCACCGAAGAACCAAATTACGATGAGGTTCTTGAAACTGTCAAATCTTTGATAGGCTAA
- the fetB gene encoding iron export ABC transporter permease subunit FetB, with amino-acid sequence MIDTGLKEVGFAVLLMILAIVLTRWQRIGVEKQLIVGIFRSFIQLIAIGYALEFIFGLDNIFAIMGMLFIMVIVGAHTTSRWVPQIDRAWLLASSAIIVALIVTLGLMLAVQIIRPESHYIIPLGGMIIGNSMNCAALVMERLYSEIKTNKLAIETSLSLGKSWRQASHPYYRASIKAGMMSLLNFLKIVGIVQLPGAMTGMILAGASPLKAVLIQIIVGYMLAAAVTVTGIISAQLTIRRLFTSAHQLSVD; translated from the coding sequence ATGATTGATACCGGCCTTAAAGAGGTTGGATTCGCGGTTTTATTGATGATTCTTGCGATTGTGCTGACGCGATGGCAGAGAATCGGCGTAGAAAAACAACTCATCGTCGGCATATTTCGCTCTTTTATTCAACTAATAGCCATAGGCTATGCACTGGAATTCATTTTTGGATTGGATAACATTTTCGCGATCATGGGAATGCTTTTTATCATGGTTATAGTCGGCGCTCATACGACTTCACGCTGGGTTCCTCAGATTGACCGCGCCTGGCTTTTGGCCTCATCGGCAATAATTGTCGCCTTGATAGTAACTCTTGGATTGATGTTAGCCGTTCAAATAATACGTCCGGAATCTCATTATATAATACCGCTCGGGGGAATGATCATCGGTAACTCCATGAATTGCGCGGCTCTGGTAATGGAACGGTTGTATTCAGAAATAAAGACCAATAAGTTAGCCATAGAAACATCGCTATCCCTGGGGAAAAGCTGGCGTCAGGCTTCGCATCCATATTATCGAGCCTCGATAAAAGCGGGCATGATGAGTTTGCTCAATTTCCTTAAAATCGTCGGTATCGTGCAATTGCCGGGGGCGATGACCGGTATGATTTTGGCCGGAGCGTCGCCATTAAAAGCTGTCCTGATTCAGATAATTGTCGGGTATATGCTGGCGGCGGCGGTGACAGTTACCGGTATTATATCCGCTCAATTAACAATCCGGAGATTGTTTACTTCTGCCCATCAGTTAAGTGTCGATTAG
- a CDS encoding ATP-binding cassette domain-containing protein has product MIIDSVSCEFNKNEIYSIVGPSGAGKTTLLRLLNRLDEKTGGEIIYHDSPLESYPVTELRRRIAKTFQIPYLFPGTVMDNLAYGLPEGQDSHSKSLARFLDMVGLNSKLIYADPEKLSVGQKQRVALARSLVMEPEILLLDEPTSALDPGAARTIEELLLRLNRELGLTLIIVTHNFDQALRLGGNSLILADGRLIESGETETIFKNPGNEISKKFINGELR; this is encoded by the coding sequence GTGATAATTGATTCTGTGTCATGTGAATTTAATAAAAATGAAATCTACTCAATCGTCGGTCCTTCCGGGGCTGGAAAAACTACGCTGTTGCGGTTGCTCAATCGACTCGATGAAAAGACCGGAGGTGAAATCATATATCATGATTCGCCATTAGAATCATATCCCGTGACGGAATTGAGACGCCGTATCGCGAAAACATTTCAGATTCCATATTTATTTCCCGGAACGGTTATGGATAATCTGGCATATGGGTTGCCTGAGGGACAAGATTCGCATTCAAAATCCCTTGCGCGGTTTCTTGATATGGTTGGACTTAATTCCAAATTGATTTACGCCGATCCCGAAAAACTCTCCGTAGGCCAGAAACAAAGAGTTGCTTTGGCGCGGTCCCTGGTAATGGAACCGGAAATTTTACTTCTTGATGAGCCGACTTCGGCTCTGGATCCCGGAGCCGCTCGAACAATTGAAGAATTGTTATTAAGATTGAATCGAGAGCTTGGATTGACCCTTATTATTGTAACGCATAATTTTGATCAAGCTCTAAGATTAGGCGGAAATTCTCTAATATTGGCCGATGGCAGGCTGATAGAATCGGGGGAGACGGAAACGATATTCAAAAATCCGGGGAATGAAATCTCGAAGAAATTTATAAATGGTGAATTGCGATGA
- a CDS encoding DUF2268 domain-containing putative Zn-dependent protease (predicted Zn-dependent protease with a strongly conserved HExxH motif), whose amino-acid sequence MRIIDLTEKYLSKFINEGDRDGYERSCPDLFYNYYRFWAKRELNITIVDYEEIQKRKKWVTRLIEKLKIILNENNIDDSAIDFIYFIGAGTTNGHAFRSKDKWLVWLPLETYSSEKLVEVFVTHELIHALHYNNSPSFYFNSKNEMLQISRQLITEGLATYLTREFLGISNLEALWADYLSDDDALRWWEKCIAEERNLYRLISQYYYKSDHKLEIFYASNPDNIYQFRSGYFAGLRLVERYAMENGLSAEDILELIRARFEKDIANLLQPD is encoded by the coding sequence ATGAGAATCATTGATTTAACCGAAAAATATTTATCCAAATTTATTAATGAAGGGGATCGAGACGGCTATGAAAGATCATGCCCTGATCTATTTTATAATTACTATCGATTCTGGGCCAAAAGAGAATTAAATATTACTATAGTTGATTATGAGGAGATTCAAAAACGGAAAAAGTGGGTTACTCGATTAATAGAAAAATTGAAAATCATACTAAATGAGAATAACATTGACGATAGCGCGATTGATTTTATCTATTTTATAGGCGCTGGGACAACCAATGGTCATGCTTTTCGTTCGAAAGACAAATGGCTGGTCTGGTTGCCACTGGAGACTTATTCTTCCGAAAAATTGGTTGAGGTTTTTGTAACTCATGAATTGATTCACGCTCTGCACTATAATAATAGCCCTTCATTTTACTTTAACTCGAAGAATGAGATGCTCCAGATTTCCCGTCAGTTGATTACGGAAGGACTGGCGACTTATTTAACCCGGGAATTTCTTGGGATATCAAATTTGGAAGCTCTCTGGGCGGATTATTTAAGCGATGATGATGCTCTGCGATGGTGGGAAAAGTGCATCGCCGAAGAACGCAATCTATACCGCCTGATTTCACAATACTACTATAAGAGCGATCACAAGCTTGAAATTTTCTACGCGTCCAATCCGGACAATATATATCAATTCAGGTCAGGGTATTTTGCCGGATTAAGATTGGTTGAACGGTATGCAATGGAAAATGGGCTATCTGCTGAAGATATATTAGAACTAATCCGTGCGCGGTTTGAAAAAGACATCGCTAATCTTTTGCAGCCTGATTGA
- a CDS encoding TolC family protein gives MRFKHLIYKRALWYCMITATMFWGSVSFADSNPAHWQSPFEKATIKQIDNDSLSLNDIVGLVAEKNPILKSLKWHLESAEGNLRQAGLWSNPELELELEEFGWNAPGFRETEMAIILSQELEIFGQRGARKQHARANIDYTKWKNQKLAFDLYLDAKMGYFKMAHAQDKARLAREAMELAQTIYNNIEDRHNKGAALQSGLLLSRLELLKAQLESDEALRDRKNASMELSALWGTDDSGVVVEDFGIDCHECLKNITELDVSVDSCGEIIEMLFQKDIIDSESRLLAAEAKPALTFSGGVKRLQGDKANSFILGLSLPLPFVNRNQGERAGLQADIKALKLEINERKARVSSTVRSHIGKIVQLDEKLEITDSLLLPTAEKTYESLTQAYNAGRIPYTSLLEGERALIDLRFDKNNIFLNIRELQIELERIIGIPLESIKK, from the coding sequence ATGAGATTCAAACATCTAATTTACAAAAGGGCTTTATGGTATTGTATGATTACTGCGACAATGTTTTGGGGGAGCGTATCGTTTGCCGATTCAAATCCGGCTCATTGGCAATCGCCATTTGAGAAAGCAACGATTAAGCAAATCGACAATGATTCACTTTCGCTCAATGATATTGTCGGACTTGTCGCGGAGAAAAATCCAATCCTGAAATCATTAAAATGGCATCTTGAATCGGCCGAGGGAAATCTACGCCAGGCCGGGCTATGGTCCAACCCTGAACTGGAACTCGAACTTGAGGAATTTGGCTGGAACGCTCCCGGTTTCAGGGAAACCGAAATGGCCATTATCCTGTCGCAGGAACTTGAGATTTTTGGACAGCGTGGAGCGAGGAAACAACATGCCCGCGCCAACATCGATTACACAAAATGGAAAAATCAAAAGCTGGCCTTTGATTTATATCTTGACGCCAAAATGGGATATTTCAAAATGGCTCATGCACAGGATAAAGCTCGCCTGGCTCGGGAGGCTATGGAGTTAGCGCAGACCATTTATAACAACATTGAAGACCGCCATAATAAAGGAGCCGCCCTACAATCGGGACTGCTCTTATCCCGGCTTGAATTACTAAAGGCACAATTGGAATCTGACGAGGCATTGCGCGATCGAAAAAACGCGAGTATGGAACTATCTGCGCTTTGGGGCACGGACGATAGCGGTGTTGTAGTAGAAGACTTCGGTATTGATTGTCATGAGTGCCTAAAAAACATAACCGAGCTTGATGTTTCTGTTGATTCCTGCGGCGAAATCATCGAAATGCTTTTTCAAAAAGATATAATTGACTCGGAAAGCCGGCTTTTGGCCGCCGAAGCAAAACCAGCCCTGACTTTCAGTGGGGGAGTCAAGCGACTTCAAGGCGATAAAGCCAATTCATTCATTCTGGGATTATCTCTGCCTCTCCCCTTTGTAAATCGAAATCAGGGCGAACGAGCTGGTCTTCAGGCCGATATAAAGGCTCTGAAACTTGAAATAAACGAAAGAAAAGCGAGAGTATCGTCCACCGTCCGCTCTCACATCGGAAAGATTGTGCAACTGGATGAAAAGCTCGAGATAACTGATTCGCTTCTTTTACCCACCGCCGAAAAAACCTACGAATCTCTGACTCAGGCTTATAATGCCGGAAGAATCCCTTATACCAGCCTGCTTGAAGGCGAACGGGCCCTGATTGACCTGAGGTTCGATAAAAACAATATATTTCTGAACATAAGAGAACTGCAGATTGAACTGGAAAGAATAATCGGCATTCCCCTGGAAAGCATAAAAAAATAG
- a CDS encoding efflux RND transporter periplasmic adaptor subunit yields MKAIKLSIFRLVLIITVLVFAFWSLSLTDSTSNIQNQTDPHENDQKTDDDHKKSELGDDHDLDAQTDDGHDHTAEESEGDEHDEEEEGVIELSEEAIKMAGINLSTVIKGRLGNSLDLPGEITFNEDQVVHISPRFEGIAREARFTVGDYVNAGDIVAVVESNESMSPYNIKSPISGWIIVRHISKGEFVSAENSIFVIVDLSTVWVNLAVYPKDADRVRPGMKASIEAIGSDIHAEGTIEYITPILDVNTRSITARVVLPNPDNQWRPGTFVHAAITTDYGKPGLLVEKDAVQILDNEKIVFIAEVPGHFIITHIETGEYDSKYIKVLSGLEQGMQYVADGAFELKAKLVTGSLGGHAGHGH; encoded by the coding sequence ATGAAGGCAATAAAGCTATCCATTTTTCGATTGGTTTTAATTATTACTGTTTTGGTGTTCGCGTTTTGGTCCCTGTCACTAACCGATTCCACTAGTAACATTCAAAATCAAACTGACCCGCATGAGAATGATCAGAAAACAGATGACGATCACAAGAAAAGTGAATTGGGGGACGATCATGATCTTGACGCTCAGACGGATGACGGTCATGACCATACCGCCGAGGAATCCGAGGGCGACGAACATGATGAAGAAGAAGAGGGCGTCATTGAATTATCAGAGGAAGCGATAAAAATGGCCGGCATAAATCTTTCTACTGTAATAAAAGGCCGGCTTGGCAACTCACTTGACCTGCCCGGAGAAATTACATTTAACGAAGATCAAGTTGTGCATATATCACCTCGATTTGAAGGGATCGCAAGGGAAGCCCGGTTCACGGTCGGAGATTATGTCAACGCCGGTGATATTGTAGCCGTGGTCGAAAGTAATGAAAGTATGAGCCCTTATAATATTAAGTCGCCGATTTCGGGATGGATTATTGTGCGGCATATCTCCAAGGGTGAATTTGTTTCTGCCGAAAATAGTATTTTTGTCATCGTCGATCTATCAACTGTCTGGGTTAATCTGGCGGTATATCCCAAAGACGCCGACCGCGTAAGGCCGGGCATGAAAGCATCCATTGAGGCGATTGGTTCTGATATTCATGCCGAGGGAACGATTGAATACATCACGCCTATTCTGGACGTAAATACTCGCAGTATTACGGCCCGCGTGGTGCTTCCTAATCCGGATAATCAATGGCGCCCGGGGACATTTGTTCATGCCGCCATCACTACCGATTATGGAAAACCCGGACTGTTAGTCGAAAAAGATGCCGTTCAGATTCTTGATAATGAAAAGATCGTTTTTATCGCTGAAGTCCCCGGGCATTTTATAATCACTCACATTGAAACCGGCGAATACGATTCCAAATATATAAAAGTTCTTTCAGGTCTTGAGCAGGGTATGCAGTACGTCGCCGACGGCGCCTTTGAGTTGAAAGCCAAATTGGTTACCGGTTCATTGGGCGGACACGCCGGACACGGACATTGA